One part of the Desulfonema ishimotonii genome encodes these proteins:
- a CDS encoding OmpA family protein has protein sequence MKKTLISLVALTGVAVFGMTGCASKKYVDSQLNEALSAEISEVHTEMRQIRQDVDTHEQEIQELKVTAEEQEEKLNEKLGLIEDALARAEKANKLSKGKLLYEVTISDESVPFAYNKSELSEDAKAQLNIFAGVLIEENDDIYIEIQGHTDNVGSEKYNLELGQARADAVRAWLREKHNIPLHKMSTFSYGESKPVAENDTAENRARNRRVVLLVME, from the coding sequence ATGAAAAAAACGCTGATATCTCTTGTCGCGCTTACCGGGGTTGCCGTTTTCGGAATGACAGGCTGTGCCAGCAAAAAGTATGTGGACAGCCAGTTGAATGAGGCCCTGTCTGCTGAGATCTCCGAAGTGCATACGGAGATGCGCCAGATCCGGCAGGATGTGGATACCCATGAGCAGGAAATCCAAGAGCTTAAGGTGACAGCAGAGGAACAGGAGGAGAAGCTGAATGAAAAGCTCGGCCTTATTGAGGATGCCCTGGCGCGGGCTGAAAAGGCCAATAAGCTGTCAAAGGGAAAGCTGCTGTATGAGGTGACCATCTCTGACGAATCAGTGCCGTTTGCCTACAATAAAAGCGAGCTGTCCGAGGATGCAAAGGCCCAGTTGAATATCTTCGCCGGTGTGCTGATTGAAGAAAATGATGATATCTACATTGAAATTCAGGGTCATACGGACAATGTCGGTTCTGAGAAATACAATCTGGAGCTGGGTCAGGCCAGAGCGGACGCGGTGCGGGCCTGGCTGCGGGAAAAACACAATATTCCGCTTCACAAAATGAGTACCTTCTCCTATGGCGAATCCAAACCTGTCGCAGAAAATGACACGGCTGAAAACCGCGCCCGAAACCGCCGCGTGGTGCTGCTGGTTATGGAATAA